A part of Aegilops tauschii subsp. strangulata cultivar AL8/78 chromosome 2, Aet v6.0, whole genome shotgun sequence genomic DNA contains:
- the LOC141040721 gene encoding uncharacterized protein has protein sequence MVYTGRRDWPNLPTALIDDIADRLLSHDVSEYFRLRSACKEWRRCTADAREGCNHLDPRFRPRRWIMLSNGTDGDGRRFLNLSTGASARVDLPELSRHHLEASTEGLLLLRDKASHAVRLLNPLTRALTDLPPVTADLGGAYAVWTGPFQSAARIIYAGVSDETSPSSVVLLMADRHLGRAIAYAKPGDQRWAVMDDEMWRADNPMWCRFSSASTLQGRFYFATLEGHVMHARLCPEPRVVPVVVEQPNTDHNMFCYLVPPDNDDHRCGGGMLMVRYYLSLDHLSADERRIMKRRRKVMDVIRVEHHVRENRWNLIQVFEVDVAGKRLVPVEDIGRHRAVFVGDVACFSFSARRFPCVAGNAIHMGALGARCPPVGVRYLADKTADPSFVFTTDVPGFLDCISVKQ, from the coding sequence ATGGTCTACACGGGCAGGCGAGATTGGCCCAACCTGCCAACGGCGCTCATCGACGACATCGCCGACCGGCTGCTCAGCCACGACGTGTCCGAGTACTTCCGCCTCCGCTCCGCGTGCAAGGAGTGGAGGAGATGCACCGCCGACGCGCGCGAGGGATGCAACCACCTGGACCCCCGCTTCCGCCCGCGGCGCTGGATCATGCTGTCCAACGGCACCGACGGCGACGGCCGCCGCTTCCTCAACCTCTCCACCGGCGCCAGCGCCCGCGTCGACCTCCCGGAGCTCTCCCGACACCACCTCGAGGCCAGCACCGAGGGCCTCCTGCTCCTGCGTGACAAGGCGAGCCACGCCGTGCGCCTCCTCAACCCGCTCACCAGGGCGCTCACCGACCTCCCGCCCGTCACCGCGGACCTCGGCGGCGCGTACGCGGTCTGGACGGGGCCGTTCCAGTCCGCGGCGCGCATCATCTACGCCGGCGTCTCTGACGAGACCTCCCCATCGTCAGTCGTGCTCCTGATGGCGGACCGTCACCTTGGGCGTGCCATAGCCTACGCCAAGCCCGGTGACCAGCGGTGGGCGGTGATGGACGATGAGATGTGGAGGGCCGACAACCCCATGTGGTGCCGGTTCTCGTCGGCGTCGACCCTGCAGGGGCGCTTCTACTTCGCGACTCTCGAGGGGCACGTAATGCATGCGCGGCTCTGTCCCGAGCCTCGTGTGGTGCCCGTGGTCGTGGAGCAGCCCAACACCGACCACAACATGTTCTGTTACCTCGTACCTCCCGACAACGACGACCACCGCTGCGGCGGCGGCATGCTCATGGTGCGCTACTACCTCAGCCTCGACCACCTCAGCGCCGACGAGCGGAGAATAATGAAGCGTAGGAGGAAGGTCATGGACGTGATCAGGGTGGAGCACCATGTGAGGGAGAACCGGTGGAACCTGATCCAGGTGTTTGAGGTGGATGTGGCCGGAAAGAGGCTTGTTCCGGTGGAGGACATTGGCCGGCACCGCGCCGTGTTTGTCGGGGACGtggcctgcttctccttctcggccAGGAGGTTTCCATGCGTGGCAGGGAACGCGATACACATGGGGGCGCTTGGGGCTCGCTGCCCTCCTGTCGGCGTGCGGTATCTGGCGGACAAGACTGCTGATCCATCGTTTGTGTTCACCACCGACGTGCCAGGATTTTTAGACTGTATATCAGTGAAACAGTAG